The Aquila chrysaetos chrysaetos chromosome 19, bAquChr1.4, whole genome shotgun sequence genome includes a region encoding these proteins:
- the ANKRD49 gene encoding ankyrin repeat domain-containing protein 49, which yields MNKDKQIDEEDDDSEQFEDFTENFNQLELLETHRHLIPVGTQSCWSGQSDDEDDEQERSEEWYETQEKKMEKNPEKLLLWAAENNRLSTVKRLLSEKLAPVNARDEDQYTPLHRAAYSGHLDVAHELVAQGADVHAQTVDGWTPLHSACKWNNTKVAAFLLQQGADINAQTNGLLTPLHIAAGNKNSRETLELLLMNRYVKADLKNNLDETALDIARRTDIYHYLFEIVEDCINAVSP from the exons atgaataaagacAAACAAATCGATGAAGAAGATGACGACAGCGAGCAGTTCGAAGACTTTACAGAGAATTTTAACCAACTTGAACTGCTGGAGACGCACAGGCATCTGATTCCTGTAGGAACTCAGAGCTGTTGGTCAGGACAGTCTGATGATGAGGATGATGAACAAGAAAGAAGTGAGGAATGGTACGAAacgcaagaaaaaaaaatggaaaaaaatccagagaaatTGCTACTCTGGGCAGCCGAAAACAATCGG ttgAGTACAGTGAAGAGGCTCCTTTCCGAAAAGCTGGCGCCAGTGAATGCTCGTGATGAAGATCAGTACACTCCTCTCCATCGAGCTGCCTACAGCGGGCACTTGGACGTTGCGCATGAACTGGTGGCCCAAGGGGCAGATGTTCATGCGCAGACAGTGGACGGCTGGACGCCTCTGCACAGCGCCTGTAAGTGGAACAACACAAAAGTGGCCGCGTTCTTACTTCAGCAGGGTGCAGACATCAACGCGCAGACAAATGGTTTGCTGACACCGTTGCATATTGctgcaggaaacaaaaacagTAGAGAAACCCTTGAACTCTTGCTGATGAATCGCTACGTGAAAGCAGACCTGAAGAACAACTTGGATGAAACGGCCCTTGACATTGCTCGGAGGACGGATATATATCACTATCTTTTTGAAATAGTAGAAGACTGCATAAATGCTGTGTCCCCTTAA
- the MRE11 gene encoding double-strand break repair protein MRE11 isoform X2 translates to MGDRPVQFEILSDQTVNFHYSKFPWVNYQDRNLNISIPVFSIHGNHDDPTGADALCALDILSCAGLLNHFGRSTSVEKIDISPILLRKGRTKIALYGLGAIPDERLYRMFVNKQVTMLRPKEDEDSWFNLFVIHQNRSKHGATNYIPEQFLDDFINLVVWGHEHECKIAPYQNEQQRFYVSQPGSSVVTSLSPGEAVKKHIGLLHVKGKKMNMQKIALETVRTFHMEDIVLADHPDLFNPDNPKVTQAIQAFCMEKVELMLDNAERQRLGNPRQPEKPLIRLRVDYAGGFEPFNVHRFSQKYMDRVANPKDIIYFFRHREQKEKNDNDLNFGKLVSRPTAEGMTLRVEDLVKQYFQTAEKKVQLSLLTERGMGEAVQEFVDKEEKDAIEELVKFQLEKTQRFLKERCTDAEEEKIDEEVRKFRESRKKNTEEEDEEVREAMTRARAHRSEDAVLVAASSDEELMDTGMKDTGDSDDGLPATLRRGRGWARGRARGARGQNSTARGSSRRGRGSTSQESATSSRTYKPVSVPAKNMSIMDAFRSLKPEPSLNSSKSYSEDIMDDDSDLEDISIVRSSKVNQRLSTTSSLSKRGSQSQTSRGVDFESDEDEFDPFKSTAPSRRTK, encoded by the exons ATGGGTGATCGTCCTGTTCAGTTTGAAATTTTGAGTGATCAGAcagttaattttcattataGCAA GTTTCCATGGGTGAATTATCAGGATAGAAATCTCAACATTTCTATTCCAGTTTTTAGTATTCATGGCAATCATGATGATCCCACAGGG GCAGATGCACTGTGTGCATTGGATATTTTAAGCTGTGCAGGATTGTTGAATCACTTCGGACGTTCAACTTCCGTGGAGAAAATAGATATTAGTCCCATTTTATTGCGTAAGGGTAGAACAAAAATTGCTCTGTATGGCTTGG GAGCTATTCCAGATGAGCGGTTGTATCGTATGTTTGTCAATAAACAAGTAACCATGCTGAGACCAAAGGAAGACGAAGATAGTTGGTTTAACTTGTTTGTGATTCATCAAAATAG AAGCAAACATGGAGCTACCAACTACATTCCAGAGCAGTTTTTAGATGACTTTATTAATCTTGTTGTGTGGGGTCACGAACATGAGTGCAAAATAGCTCCATACCAAAATGAACAGCAACGTTTCTATGTTTCTCAGCCAGGAAGTTCAGTGGTGACATCTCTGTCCCCTGGAGAAGCTGTGAAGAA aCACATTGGTTTGCTGCatgttaaagggaaaaaaatgaatatgcagAAGATTGCTCTAGAGACAGTGCGAACTTTCCACATGGAGGATATTGTTCTAGCTGATCATCCAGATCTTTTTAATCCTGACAATCCTAAAGTCACTCAGGCAATACAAGCATTCTGCATGGAAAAG GTTGAACTGATGCTGGACAATGCAGAAAGACAACGCTTGGGAAATCCTCGCCAGCCAGAGAAGCCTCTCATAAGATTACGA gTTGATTATGCAGGTGGCTTCGAACCATTCAATGTCCATCGTTTTAGCCAGAAGTACATGGATAGGGTAGCTAACCCAAAAGACATCATATACTTTTTCAGGCATCGtgaacaaaaagagaagaatg ACAATGATCTTAATTTTGGAAAACTGGTTAGCAGACCTACTGCTGAGGGGATGACACTGAGGGTGGAAGACCTtgtaaagcagtattttcagacAGCAGAGAAG AAAGTACAGCTTTCACTTCTAACTGAAAGAGGAATGGGAGAAGCAGTGCAGGAGTTTGtggacaaagaggaaaaagatgcCATAGAAGAGTTGGTGAAATTTCAActagaaaaaacacagaggtTTCTTAAGGAGCGTTGCACCgatgcagaggaagaaaaaatagacGAGGAG gTGCGAAAATTCAGGGAGAGTAGAAAAAAGAATACTGAAGAAGAGGATGAGGAAGTTCGTGAG GCAATGACCAGGGCTAGAGCCCACAGATCTGAGGATGCAGTTCTTGTCGCAGCCTCCAGTGATGAAGAACTCATGGATACGGGGATGAAAGACACTGGTGATTCAGATGATGGCCTTCCTGCAACACTGAGACGAGGAAGGGGTTGGGCAAGAGGTAGGGCAAGAGGTGCAAGAGGACAAAATTCAACAGCAAGAGGTTCATCTCGAAGGGGAAGAG GAAGCACTAGCCAAGAGTCAGCTACTAGCAGCAGAACCTACAAGCCTGTATCTGTGCCTGCCAAGAATATGTCTATCATGGATG CCTTTAGGTCTTTGAAACCAGAGCCCTCTTTGAATTCATCTAAATCTTACTCTGAG GATATTATGGATGATGACTCTGATCTAGAAGACATTTCTATTGTTCGTTCTTCCAAAGTAAATCAAAG GTTGTCAACTACATCTTCACTTAGTAAAAGAGGTTCACAAAGCCAAACATCTAGAGGAGTTGATTTTGAGTCAGATGAG
- the MRE11 gene encoding double-strand break repair protein MRE11 isoform X1 translates to MSTINSQDDEDTFKILIATDIHLGYLEKDPVRGNDTFVTFNEILDHAQQKEVDFVLLGGDLFHDNKPSRKTLHSCLESLRKYCMGDRPVQFEILSDQTVNFHYSKFPWVNYQDRNLNISIPVFSIHGNHDDPTGADALCALDILSCAGLLNHFGRSTSVEKIDISPILLRKGRTKIALYGLGAIPDERLYRMFVNKQVTMLRPKEDEDSWFNLFVIHQNRSKHGATNYIPEQFLDDFINLVVWGHEHECKIAPYQNEQQRFYVSQPGSSVVTSLSPGEAVKKHIGLLHVKGKKMNMQKIALETVRTFHMEDIVLADHPDLFNPDNPKVTQAIQAFCMEKVELMLDNAERQRLGNPRQPEKPLIRLRVDYAGGFEPFNVHRFSQKYMDRVANPKDIIYFFRHREQKEKNDNDLNFGKLVSRPTAEGMTLRVEDLVKQYFQTAEKKVQLSLLTERGMGEAVQEFVDKEEKDAIEELVKFQLEKTQRFLKERCTDAEEEKIDEEVRKFRESRKKNTEEEDEEVREAMTRARAHRSEDAVLVAASSDEELMDTGMKDTGDSDDGLPATLRRGRGWARGRARGARGQNSTARGSSRRGRGSTSQESATSSRTYKPVSVPAKNMSIMDAFRSLKPEPSLNSSKSYSEDIMDDDSDLEDISIVRSSKVNQRLSTTSSLSKRGSQSQTSRGVDFESDEDEFDPFKSTAPSRRTK, encoded by the exons ATGAGTACCATCAACTCCCA GGATGACGAAGATacctttaaaatacttattgcTACTGATATTCATCTTGGCTATTTGGAGAAGGATCCTGTGCGTGGAAATGATACATTTGTaacttttaatgaaattctGGACCATGCTCAACAGAAGGAA GTGGACTTTGTTTTATTAGGTGGGGACCTTTTTCATGACAACAAACCTTCCAGAAAAACATTACACTCTTGTTTGGAGTCACTAAGAAAATACTGCATGGGTGATCGTCCTGTTCAGTTTGAAATTTTGAGTGATCAGAcagttaattttcattataGCAA GTTTCCATGGGTGAATTATCAGGATAGAAATCTCAACATTTCTATTCCAGTTTTTAGTATTCATGGCAATCATGATGATCCCACAGGG GCAGATGCACTGTGTGCATTGGATATTTTAAGCTGTGCAGGATTGTTGAATCACTTCGGACGTTCAACTTCCGTGGAGAAAATAGATATTAGTCCCATTTTATTGCGTAAGGGTAGAACAAAAATTGCTCTGTATGGCTTGG GAGCTATTCCAGATGAGCGGTTGTATCGTATGTTTGTCAATAAACAAGTAACCATGCTGAGACCAAAGGAAGACGAAGATAGTTGGTTTAACTTGTTTGTGATTCATCAAAATAG AAGCAAACATGGAGCTACCAACTACATTCCAGAGCAGTTTTTAGATGACTTTATTAATCTTGTTGTGTGGGGTCACGAACATGAGTGCAAAATAGCTCCATACCAAAATGAACAGCAACGTTTCTATGTTTCTCAGCCAGGAAGTTCAGTGGTGACATCTCTGTCCCCTGGAGAAGCTGTGAAGAA aCACATTGGTTTGCTGCatgttaaagggaaaaaaatgaatatgcagAAGATTGCTCTAGAGACAGTGCGAACTTTCCACATGGAGGATATTGTTCTAGCTGATCATCCAGATCTTTTTAATCCTGACAATCCTAAAGTCACTCAGGCAATACAAGCATTCTGCATGGAAAAG GTTGAACTGATGCTGGACAATGCAGAAAGACAACGCTTGGGAAATCCTCGCCAGCCAGAGAAGCCTCTCATAAGATTACGA gTTGATTATGCAGGTGGCTTCGAACCATTCAATGTCCATCGTTTTAGCCAGAAGTACATGGATAGGGTAGCTAACCCAAAAGACATCATATACTTTTTCAGGCATCGtgaacaaaaagagaagaatg ACAATGATCTTAATTTTGGAAAACTGGTTAGCAGACCTACTGCTGAGGGGATGACACTGAGGGTGGAAGACCTtgtaaagcagtattttcagacAGCAGAGAAG AAAGTACAGCTTTCACTTCTAACTGAAAGAGGAATGGGAGAAGCAGTGCAGGAGTTTGtggacaaagaggaaaaagatgcCATAGAAGAGTTGGTGAAATTTCAActagaaaaaacacagaggtTTCTTAAGGAGCGTTGCACCgatgcagaggaagaaaaaatagacGAGGAG gTGCGAAAATTCAGGGAGAGTAGAAAAAAGAATACTGAAGAAGAGGATGAGGAAGTTCGTGAG GCAATGACCAGGGCTAGAGCCCACAGATCTGAGGATGCAGTTCTTGTCGCAGCCTCCAGTGATGAAGAACTCATGGATACGGGGATGAAAGACACTGGTGATTCAGATGATGGCCTTCCTGCAACACTGAGACGAGGAAGGGGTTGGGCAAGAGGTAGGGCAAGAGGTGCAAGAGGACAAAATTCAACAGCAAGAGGTTCATCTCGAAGGGGAAGAG GAAGCACTAGCCAAGAGTCAGCTACTAGCAGCAGAACCTACAAGCCTGTATCTGTGCCTGCCAAGAATATGTCTATCATGGATG CCTTTAGGTCTTTGAAACCAGAGCCCTCTTTGAATTCATCTAAATCTTACTCTGAG GATATTATGGATGATGACTCTGATCTAGAAGACATTTCTATTGTTCGTTCTTCCAAAGTAAATCAAAG GTTGTCAACTACATCTTCACTTAGTAAAAGAGGTTCACAAAGCCAAACATCTAGAGGAGTTGATTTTGAGTCAGATGAG